A genomic region of Chryseobacterium sp. KACC 21268 contains the following coding sequences:
- a CDS encoding lactonase family protein: protein MKIWNSFIFSIIFMANISAQNTIIVGTYTNSDKCTSGGIYIFDFDENTYDHNLKFHTENVINPSFVSLSPDKKFLFSVNEDGDKSTVTSFSIDETDGKLIKKDQRKTQGEDPAFLISDDQNVITANYSGGSINVFKRYADGKLSDVFQNIKFEGVGLNPKRQEKSHIHQVQFSPDHQYVLATDLGLDKIYVFKYNKIGEQVLEKTGEFDVKKGSGPRHIAFDKTGKLIYLVQELSGDLSVLSFNEGKIELIQEETLLSRKVRFNFRAADIHLSNNERFVYVTNRDDADDITVFKRKKDGTVKKIQQTKTIGRNPRNFTISPNNKLVLIANQDTNRINIFDRDLKTGLLTATGKSIPVCSPVNVIFYEKGK from the coding sequence ATGAAAATCTGGAACAGCTTTATCTTTTCAATCATTTTTATGGCCAACATCTCTGCTCAAAATACCATCATCGTAGGAACATACACCAATAGCGATAAGTGTACGAGTGGCGGTATCTATATTTTTGATTTTGATGAGAATACGTACGATCACAATCTCAAATTCCACACAGAGAACGTCATCAATCCAAGTTTCGTAAGCCTAAGTCCAGACAAGAAATTTCTCTTCTCAGTCAACGAAGATGGCGATAAAAGTACAGTCACTTCTTTCTCTATTGATGAAACCGATGGAAAATTAATAAAAAAAGACCAAAGAAAAACCCAAGGTGAAGATCCAGCTTTCCTGATCTCTGACGACCAAAATGTCATCACAGCCAACTATTCCGGCGGAAGCATCAATGTGTTCAAACGATATGCGGATGGAAAATTATCCGATGTTTTTCAGAATATCAAATTCGAAGGTGTTGGTTTGAATCCGAAACGTCAGGAAAAATCGCACATTCATCAGGTTCAATTTTCTCCGGACCATCAATATGTTTTGGCGACCGATCTTGGATTGGACAAGATCTATGTCTTTAAATATAATAAAATAGGCGAACAGGTTTTAGAAAAAACTGGAGAATTTGATGTAAAAAAAGGCTCTGGACCGAGACATATTGCATTTGATAAAACAGGAAAATTGATTTATCTCGTTCAGGAATTGAGTGGTGACTTGTCTGTTTTAAGTTTCAATGAAGGTAAAATCGAATTGATCCAGGAAGAAACCTTGTTGTCACGAAAAGTTAGATTTAATTTCCGTGCGGCAGACATTCATTTATCTAATAATGAAAGGTTTGTCTATGTGACGAATCGTGATGATGCAGATGACATCACCGTTTTCAAAAGAAAAAAAGATGGAACGGTAAAGAAGATCCAACAAACGAAAACCATTGGCCGAAATCCCAGAAACTTCACCATCAGCCCAAACAACAAATTGGTACTGATTGCGAATCAGGACACCAACCGAATCAATATTTTTGACCGTGATTTAAAAACAGGATTGCTCACAGCAACTGGAAAATCTATTCCGGTTTGCAGTCCTGTGAATGTCATATTTTACGAAAAAGGCAAATAG
- a CDS encoding DUF5686 family protein has product MIDKKFILSFFLIFVTSLLFSQTDKENEIENVVIQGVKKYKNKKENPAYAIMREVWKKKKSNGLLLHKDYKYKTYEKIDFRLDNIDSAFTKKRAFKGMDSIIFKYNDSSEIAGKAVLPVFITESIFETYGKNDPKKERKDLLATRLSGLKNNQIVSKTIQNMYKDINIYDNTINYLNIGFVSPVSTDGFGVFDYNITDTIEVNTVRSYEIRFTPKNPEALALKGRLYISMDKYNVMKVEMETNKKININFVKKIATDLEFDNPDDSTFIPTRNETTINLVTNDKDKAKSIIARRVANYSDYEFDKGITDDFLNKIVIPEDEMVAKDETYWQSNRTEALTESDQNIYKMYDELADNPKYKKIVKIVEIGNSGYFHIGNGIDIGNIFQSFGYNDIEGVRLRGGFRTYHGKNDMWRIQGYIAYGFRDQKWKFGGEAKYMFNKENRFMIGAGYRKDVLQLGVQLTTDEGIMTRSFASSSVLNSGETTSMSSVNQTNVFTSIEPWKNFQVRLDATTQNIKSADSNLFNINYYRSGVLRTDLNDTRFTTTLIFRPGIKFSTYGVDRYEMTALATNPSLILKYTKGMGGVFNSDYNYNKLQFYYYQPVILGNWGRLFANVEVGKNFDALPLALQNVMPANQSYGLVRGVFSLMNYYEFVADSYAVMFLEHHFNGKILSQIPLIKKLKLREVAFFRSGIGSLKPETISMNAGNLNLSAPNKPYYEYGFGIENIGWGNFRLLRLDFNWRGNYLNHNTSATSEVRKFGVQFGFQANF; this is encoded by the coding sequence ATGATTGATAAAAAATTTATTCTCTCTTTTTTCTTAATATTTGTCACCAGTTTGCTTTTTTCGCAGACTGACAAAGAAAACGAAATCGAAAACGTCGTGATCCAAGGCGTAAAAAAATATAAGAACAAAAAGGAAAATCCTGCTTACGCCATTATGCGTGAGGTTTGGAAAAAGAAAAAATCCAACGGATTGCTTCTCCATAAAGATTACAAATACAAAACCTACGAAAAGATAGATTTCCGCCTGGATAATATTGACAGCGCTTTCACAAAGAAAAGAGCTTTTAAGGGAATGGACTCTATCATCTTCAAATACAATGATTCTTCAGAAATTGCTGGCAAAGCGGTTCTACCGGTTTTCATCACCGAAAGTATTTTCGAGACGTACGGAAAAAACGACCCGAAAAAAGAGCGTAAAGACCTTTTGGCGACACGACTTTCTGGACTGAAGAACAATCAGATTGTTTCCAAAACGATCCAGAATATGTACAAGGACATCAATATTTATGATAACACGATCAATTATCTGAATATCGGTTTTGTAAGTCCTGTTTCCACTGATGGTTTTGGCGTTTTCGATTATAATATCACAGACACGATCGAAGTCAATACTGTTAGAAGTTACGAGATCAGATTTACCCCGAAAAACCCTGAAGCTCTTGCACTGAAAGGCAGACTTTACATTTCAATGGACAAGTACAATGTGATGAAAGTGGAAATGGAAACCAACAAAAAGATCAACATCAATTTCGTCAAGAAAATTGCAACAGACCTTGAGTTTGACAATCCGGACGATTCCACATTCATCCCAACAAGAAATGAAACGACGATCAATCTCGTTACAAATGATAAAGACAAAGCGAAATCCATCATAGCCAGACGCGTCGCCAACTATTCTGACTACGAATTTGACAAAGGCATCACCGATGATTTTCTAAACAAGATCGTGATTCCCGAAGACGAAATGGTGGCGAAAGACGAAACCTACTGGCAAAGCAACAGAACAGAAGCATTGACGGAAAGCGACCAGAACATCTATAAAATGTATGATGAACTTGCTGATAATCCAAAGTACAAAAAGATTGTGAAGATTGTCGAGATTGGTAATTCCGGATATTTTCACATTGGCAACGGCATTGACATCGGAAATATATTTCAATCCTTTGGTTATAATGACATCGAAGGTGTAAGGCTGAGAGGTGGTTTCAGAACTTATCACGGTAAAAATGATATGTGGAGAATCCAAGGTTACATAGCGTACGGTTTCCGTGATCAAAAATGGAAATTCGGTGGTGAGGCCAAATATATGTTCAACAAGGAAAACCGATTTATGATTGGTGCTGGTTACAGAAAAGATGTCTTACAACTTGGTGTTCAATTGACGACGGATGAGGGAATTATGACCAGGTCATTCGCCTCTTCTTCGGTTTTGAACAGCGGTGAAACGACCTCTATGAGTTCCGTGAATCAAACCAATGTTTTTACAAGCATCGAGCCTTGGAAAAACTTCCAGGTGAGATTGGATGCGACCACTCAAAATATAAAATCGGCAGATTCTAATTTGTTTAACATCAATTATTATAGAAGCGGTGTTTTGAGAACAGACCTCAATGATACAAGATTCACCACAACATTGATTTTCAGACCTGGAATAAAATTCTCAACATATGGCGTTGACCGTTATGAGATGACTGCTTTGGCAACCAATCCATCATTAATTTTAAAATATACAAAAGGTATGGGTGGCGTTTTCAATTCTGATTATAATTACAACAAACTTCAGTTCTATTATTATCAACCGGTGATATTAGGAAACTGGGGACGCTTGTTCGCCAATGTAGAAGTTGGTAAAAACTTCGATGCTCTCCCACTCGCTTTGCAAAATGTAATGCCGGCCAACCAATCTTACGGTTTGGTGAGAGGTGTTTTTTCTTTGATGAATTATTATGAATTCGTGGCAGATTCTTACGCCGTGATGTTTTTGGAACACCACTTCAACGGAAAGATCTTATCTCAAATTCCATTGATTAAAAAACTAAAACTGCGTGAAGTTGCCTTTTTCCGTTCAGGAATTGGAAGTTTGAAACCAGAAACGATTTCGATGAATGCAGGAAATCTGAACCTTAGCGCTCCAAACAAACCTTACTACGAATATGGTTTCGGGATTGAGAATATCGGTTGGGGGAATTTCAGATTGTTGAGATTGGATTTCAACTGGAGAGGAAATTACCTTAATCATAATACTTCTGCAACTTCCGAGGTTAGAAAATTTGGTGTTCAGTTTGGTTTCCAGGCGAATTTTTAG
- a CDS encoding lactonase family protein, whose protein sequence is MNFKKIILFLSFLIFTSLYSQREFVFFGSYNWDKGSEAVYVYELDTESGKLTKVASSSDVINPGYITVSPDGKYVYASSDAKMPSGTVSAFAFDADKKTLTFLNQQKTGGENPVYVNVDKSGKWLINATYNIPTISVFPILENGKIDSIAQHFTFTEGSGVDPKRQDKAHTHSAVFSPDYKTVLFADLGADKILQYPFDATLKQPLIDSQSTFINTKPGSGPRHITFSKDGKLAYSIEELAGMISVYDFSENKLKEIQRIATHTDKIKEGFESSDVHISPDGKFLYASNRGKENNIAIFKIKEDGTLESLGYQSVKGKHPRTFAIDETGKFIIVTNVNSNSVTVFKRNLETGMLKKVGKPIKINHPTCVKTKMY, encoded by the coding sequence ATGAATTTCAAAAAAATCATTCTGTTTCTAAGTTTTTTAATTTTCACAAGTCTTTATTCTCAGAGAGAATTTGTTTTTTTCGGTTCTTACAATTGGGACAAAGGTTCGGAAGCGGTCTATGTTTATGAACTCGATACGGAATCCGGAAAATTGACCAAAGTAGCTTCATCTTCAGATGTTATCAATCCAGGCTACATCACAGTTTCGCCAGACGGAAAGTATGTTTATGCTTCGTCCGATGCCAAAATGCCAAGCGGAACAGTAAGCGCTTTCGCTTTTGATGCGGACAAAAAAACTTTAACATTCCTGAATCAACAAAAAACTGGTGGTGAAAATCCAGTTTATGTGAATGTTGATAAGAGTGGAAAATGGCTCATTAATGCGACTTACAACATTCCAACGATTTCAGTTTTCCCAATTCTTGAAAATGGAAAAATCGATTCGATAGCGCAACATTTCACATTTACAGAAGGAAGCGGTGTTGACCCGAAAAGACAGGACAAAGCGCACACGCATTCTGCAGTTTTTTCTCCAGATTATAAAACTGTACTCTTCGCCGATTTGGGAGCCGACAAAATCTTGCAATATCCATTTGATGCGACTCTGAAACAACCTTTGATAGACAGTCAGAGTACATTCATCAACACAAAACCTGGGAGCGGACCAAGACATATCACATTCAGCAAAGATGGAAAATTGGCCTACTCGATTGAAGAATTGGCGGGAATGATTTCGGTTTATGATTTCTCGGAAAACAAGCTGAAAGAAATCCAGAGAATTGCGACGCACACAGACAAAATCAAAGAAGGATTTGAAAGTTCCGATGTTCACATTTCACCAGACGGAAAATTCCTATACGCCAGCAACAGAGGTAAAGAAAACAATATTGCGATTTTTAAAATCAAGGAAGATGGGACTTTGGAATCTCTCGGATATCAATCTGTGAAAGGAAAACACCCAAGAACTTTTGCGATAGATGAAACGGGGAAATTCATTATTGTAACGAATGTTAATTCAAATAGTGTCACTGTTTTCAAAAGAAATCTGGAAACCGGAATGTTGAAAAAAGTGGGAAAACCGATAAAAATTAATCATCCAACTTGTGTGAAGACAAAGATGTATTAA
- the rsmA gene encoding 16S rRNA (adenine(1518)-N(6)/adenine(1519)-N(6))-dimethyltransferase RsmA produces MDVRAKKHLGQHFLTDQNIARDIVDSLSLEGYKKVLEVGPGMGVLTKFLLEKDVETYVAEIDNESIDYLKKHYPRLEEQHFVGDFLKTDIPAVFGGEELAVIGNFPYNISSQILFKIIDNFQYVPEMSGMFQKEVAERTSGVPRTKDYGILSVLVQAYYDVEYLFTVHENVFNPPPKVKSGVIRMKRNLKPGLEGNEVLFKQIVKAGFGQRRKKMSNSLKVLGIPEAMSSHRFLDIRAEELSVADFIDFTNEWKSSL; encoded by the coding sequence ATGGACGTTAGAGCAAAAAAACACCTTGGTCAGCATTTTCTTACAGACCAGAATATCGCACGTGACATTGTAGATTCGCTTTCTTTGGAAGGTTACAAAAAAGTTTTGGAAGTGGGTCCGGGAATGGGCGTTCTGACAAAGTTCCTTCTGGAAAAAGACGTTGAAACCTACGTTGCGGAAATCGATAACGAGTCCATCGATTATCTCAAAAAGCATTATCCAAGATTAGAGGAACAGCATTTCGTTGGCGACTTTCTGAAAACTGATATTCCAGCGGTTTTTGGTGGCGAAGAATTGGCTGTGATTGGGAATTTCCCTTATAATATTTCGTCTCAGATTTTGTTTAAAATCATTGACAATTTCCAATACGTTCCCGAAATGAGCGGAATGTTCCAGAAAGAAGTTGCTGAGAGAACTTCGGGCGTTCCAAGGACTAAAGATTACGGGATTTTGTCGGTTTTGGTTCAGGCTTATTATGATGTAGAATATCTTTTCACGGTTCACGAAAATGTGTTCAATCCGCCACCAAAAGTGAAATCAGGCGTAATCCGAATGAAGCGAAATCTAAAACCTGGATTGGAAGGAAATGAAGTTCTCTTCAAGCAAATCGTAAAAGCTGGATTTGGACAACGACGCAAGAAGATGAGCAATTCTTTGAAAGTTTTGGGAATTCCTGAAGCTATGAGTTCTCATCGTTTTCTTGACATCCGTGCGGAGGAATTGTCTGTTGCGGATTTTATTGATTTTACGAATGAATGGAAGTCGAGTTTGTGA
- the idi gene encoding isopentenyl-diphosphate Delta-isomerase — MEKVVLVNPNDDVLGQMEKMQAHENGLLHRAFSVFLFNDRGEMLLQKRANQKYHSPNQWTNACCSHPRLNESYLDGAKRRTKEELGIDCELTEKFHFIYKADVGEGLWEHELDHVFTGNFSGKFDLNLDEVSEIRYVSIQDLEKEITENPEHFTEWFKIIWAEYRNQLN; from the coding sequence ATGGAAAAAGTGGTATTGGTAAATCCGAACGATGATGTTTTGGGGCAAATGGAAAAAATGCAGGCGCACGAAAATGGGCTTTTGCATCGTGCATTTTCTGTGTTTTTGTTCAACGACCGAGGCGAAATGCTTTTGCAGAAACGAGCCAACCAAAAATACCACTCGCCAAACCAATGGACAAATGCCTGTTGTTCGCATCCACGCCTCAATGAATCTTATCTGGACGGCGCGAAAAGACGCACGAAAGAGGAATTGGGAATTGATTGTGAGTTGACTGAAAAATTCCATTTTATCTACAAAGCGGATGTTGGTGAAGGACTTTGGGAACACGAATTGGATCACGTTTTCACGGGGAATTTCTCGGGAAAATTTGATTTGAATTTGGATGAAGTTTCTGAGATCCGCTATGTTTCTATCCAAGACCTTGAAAAGGAAATTACTGAGAATCCTGAGCATTTTACAGAATGGTTCAAAATCATTTGGGCGGAATATCGCAATCAGTTGAATTAA
- a CDS encoding NAD(P)H-binding protein codes for MKALAIGATGATGKDLVDQLSHDPEFEQIDIFVRRRSDFHNDKITAHIVDFDRPEEWKHLVKGDVAFACLGTTLKSAGSKDNQWKIDYDYQYNFAKAAKENQVEDFVLVSSYGASPDSKIFYSRMKGELEEAIKNLKFEKTTFFKPGMLERKNSDRSGEVFGLKALKFVNKLGLFKSQQPLPTSVLAKAMINASKIKSKSFSEVSLHSIFSFAEKCK; via the coding sequence ATGAAGGCTTTGGCAATTGGCGCAACTGGCGCAACGGGGAAAGATCTTGTGGATCAACTTTCGCACGACCCTGAATTTGAGCAGATTGATATTTTCGTGCGACGCCGTTCTGATTTTCATAATGATAAAATTACCGCACACATCGTAGATTTTGACCGACCGGAAGAATGGAAACATCTTGTGAAAGGTGATGTGGCATTTGCCTGTCTGGGAACGACTTTGAAGTCTGCAGGAAGCAAGGACAATCAATGGAAAATCGATTACGACTATCAATATAATTTTGCGAAAGCGGCGAAGGAAAATCAAGTGGAGGATTTTGTTTTGGTATCTTCTTATGGCGCAAGTCCTGATTCTAAAATTTTCTATTCGCGTATGAAAGGTGAACTTGAGGAAGCCATCAAGAATCTGAAATTCGAGAAAACGACCTTTTTCAAACCAGGAATGTTGGAGCGTAAAAACTCTGACAGAAGTGGCGAAGTTTTCGGATTGAAAGCTTTGAAGTTTGTGAACAAATTGGGGCTTTTCAAAAGTCAACAGCCTCTACCAACGTCGGTTTTGGCAAAAGCGATGATCAATGCTTCTAAGATCAAATCCAAGAGTTTTTCGGAGGTTAGTTTGCACAGTATTTTCAGCTTTGCTGAGAAATGTAAATAA
- the galE gene encoding UDP-glucose 4-epimerase GalE: MSILVTGGLGYIGSHTVVELINNNFEVIIVDDLSNSEKFILNNIEEITGKRPIFYPFDLRRKELLTQVFDAHNIEGCINFAASKAVGESMVKPLDYYENNLFSLVNVLQEFRKRNISNFIFSSSCTVYGQADEMPIDENTPLKEPESSYGKTKQMGEDILKDFSKAYQKRVSLLRYFNPIGAHPSYLLGELPSGIPNNLVPYVTQTAAGIREKLSIWGDDYPTQDGTAVRDYIYVVDLAKAHVAALKKLLNSEEEAVLDIYNLGTGKGSSVLEVVKAFELANDVAIPYQICPRREGDITIAYANADKAEKELGWKSETTLEEALRTTWEWQKYLKERTH; this comes from the coding sequence ATGTCCATACTCGTAACAGGCGGTCTCGGCTACATCGGTTCTCACACAGTTGTAGAATTGATTAATAATAATTTTGAAGTCATCATTGTGGATGATCTTTCAAATTCTGAAAAATTCATTCTTAATAATATTGAAGAAATTACGGGCAAACGTCCAATTTTCTATCCTTTCGATCTCAGAAGAAAAGAATTGTTGACTCAGGTTTTCGATGCTCACAATATCGAAGGTTGCATCAATTTTGCCGCTTCAAAAGCAGTGGGAGAGAGTATGGTTAAACCGTTGGATTATTATGAGAACAATTTGTTTTCGCTGGTCAATGTGCTTCAGGAATTCAGAAAAAGAAATATCTCGAATTTCATTTTCAGTTCTTCTTGTACAGTCTATGGTCAAGCGGACGAAATGCCGATTGATGAAAATACACCATTGAAAGAGCCCGAATCTTCCTATGGAAAAACTAAACAAATGGGTGAAGATATCCTAAAAGATTTTTCTAAGGCTTATCAAAAAAGAGTTTCATTACTAAGATATTTTAATCCAATTGGTGCGCATCCTAGTTATTTGTTGGGAGAATTACCATCGGGAATTCCTAATAATTTGGTACCTTACGTCACACAAACTGCCGCAGGAATCAGAGAAAAATTGAGCATTTGGGGGGATGACTATCCAACGCAAGATGGAACTGCAGTTCGAGATTACATCTATGTTGTCGATTTGGCAAAAGCGCACGTTGCTGCCCTAAAAAAATTATTGAATTCTGAAGAAGAAGCCGTTCTTGATATTTATAATCTTGGAACAGGAAAAGGCTCATCAGTTTTGGAAGTGGTGAAAGCTTTCGAATTAGCAAATGATGTAGCCATTCCATATCAGATTTGTCCAAGAAGGGAAGGTGATATCACAATCGCTTACGCCAATGCAGACAAGGCCGAAAAAGAATTAGGCTGGAAATCCGAGACCACTTTGGAAGAAGCGCTCAGAACCACTTGGGAATGGCAAAAATACTTGAAAGAAAGAACACATTAA
- a CDS encoding DegT/DnrJ/EryC1/StrS family aminotransferase: MKKIQMVDLQSQYYKIKSEVDNAVLNVMDSAAFINGPEVKSFQADLETYLDVKHVIPCANGTDALQIALMALDLQEGDEVITADFTFAATVEVIHLLKLKSVLVDVDYDTFTIDTEAIKKAITPKTKAIIPVHIFGQCGNMEEILKIAKEHNLYVIEDNAQAIGADFIFSDGTEKKSGTMGTIGTTSFFPSKNLGCYGDGGAIFTDDDALAHRLRGIVNHGMYERYYHDEVGVNSRLDSIQAAVLRKKLPNLDSYNEARRKAADYYDEAFAENENILTPKRAENSTHVFHQYTLRITNGKRNELQQYLTEKEIPAMIYYPVALRKQKAYYQESDPADFVNTDKLLDEVISLPMHTELDEEQLKYITDSVLEFFK; the protein is encoded by the coding sequence ATGAAGAAAATCCAGATGGTTGATTTACAAAGCCAGTACTACAAAATAAAAAGTGAAGTTGACAATGCAGTTTTGAACGTGATGGATTCTGCGGCTTTTATAAACGGTCCGGAAGTCAAATCTTTCCAGGCAGATCTGGAAACTTATTTGGATGTAAAACACGTGATACCTTGTGCCAACGGGACCGACGCGCTTCAGATCGCTTTGATGGCTCTGGATCTACAGGAAGGTGATGAAGTGATTACTGCAGATTTCACATTTGCTGCAACGGTGGAAGTGATTCATTTATTAAAATTGAAATCAGTCTTGGTAGATGTGGATTACGACACTTTTACTATTGATACAGAGGCTATCAAAAAAGCAATCACACCTAAAACTAAAGCAATCATTCCGGTTCATATTTTTGGACAATGCGGAAATATGGAAGAAATTCTGAAAATCGCTAAAGAACATAATTTATACGTAATTGAAGATAATGCACAGGCAATCGGTGCAGATTTCATTTTCTCCGATGGAACCGAAAAAAAATCGGGTACAATGGGAACAATTGGGACAACATCATTTTTCCCTTCCAAAAACCTTGGATGCTATGGCGATGGTGGTGCAATTTTCACAGACGATGATGCGTTGGCTCACAGACTGAGAGGCATCGTAAACCACGGGATGTACGAGCGTTATTACCACGATGAAGTGGGAGTGAACTCGAGGTTAGACAGTATTCAGGCAGCGGTTTTAAGAAAAAAACTACCAAACCTTGATTCGTACAACGAAGCTAGAAGAAAAGCCGCGGATTATTATGACGAAGCTTTTGCTGAAAACGAAAATATCCTTACGCCGAAAAGAGCAGAGAATTCTACTCATGTTTTTCATCAATATACATTGAGAATCACCAATGGAAAACGCAACGAATTACAGCAATATCTTACCGAAAAAGAAATTCCTGCGATGATCTACTATCCGGTTGCGCTTAGAAAGCAGAAAGCGTATTATCAGGAAAGTGATCCTGCAGATTTTGTTAATACAGATAAATTACTGGACGAAGTAATTTCTTTGCCAATGCACACAGAATTGGATGAAGAGCAGTTGAAGTATATTACAGATTCTGTTTTGGAGTTTTTTAAATAA
- a CDS encoding S8 family peptidase codes for MRKIFTILSVSFSLIATAQTELVFVFFKDKPNKAAFYSNPLSELTQKSLDRRTNLGISLVDQDAPIEQSYITNIQNLGFTVTDYSKWLNGVAVNATSAQIQNLSQLAFVDRVESFVKNPNGGRRKEKIEKFKKFDQEFANREGLTTFNYGGGLNQINQVNIRALHVAGFTGTGMTIAVIDTGFPSVNTGNAYKRLRDNGHIKGGFNFINKSTDIYNTSLNSHGSICLGTIGGYLDNQFVGSAPDADFYLYASEDALNEIPEEELYWIEAAEEADRKGVDVISTSLGYTDFDDSRYDYTYADMNGTTSFIARGAQIAAEKGIFLTVSAGNSGNGPWHYIGTPGDNAKVFTIGAVTNQGNISSFSSYGPNSAGVIKPEGSARGTDTYTVYGNQVTQESGTSLSNPLAAGGVACLLQSLPKTTSRDEIKNKLIQNASLYPNTSPQMGYGILNFYKTYQTLSVKDVKKVQVKLYPNPAKNILNISSEATIQSIELYDFLGRLIKTETKNNVDVSKLSKGNYLLKIKTADQELIEKFIKE; via the coding sequence GTGAGAAAAATCTTTACAATTTTATCGGTTAGCTTTTCTTTGATAGCAACGGCTCAAACAGAATTAGTTTTTGTATTCTTCAAAGATAAACCGAACAAGGCTGCGTTTTATTCCAATCCATTATCGGAACTCACGCAGAAATCTCTTGATAGAAGAACCAATTTGGGAATTTCCCTCGTTGATCAGGATGCGCCCATTGAGCAGTCATATATCACAAATATTCAAAATCTGGGGTTTACGGTTACTGATTATTCCAAATGGTTAAACGGTGTTGCTGTCAATGCGACTTCGGCACAGATTCAAAATTTATCACAACTGGCTTTTGTGGATCGTGTGGAGAGTTTTGTTAAAAATCCAAATGGAGGCAGACGAAAAGAAAAAATTGAAAAGTTTAAAAAATTTGATCAGGAATTTGCTAATCGAGAAGGTTTGACAACTTTTAATTATGGCGGCGGTTTAAATCAAATTAACCAAGTAAATATCAGGGCGCTTCACGTGGCCGGTTTTACCGGAACTGGGATGACGATTGCTGTGATCGACACAGGCTTTCCATCTGTGAATACAGGAAATGCTTACAAAAGACTTCGTGACAATGGTCACATCAAAGGTGGCTTCAATTTTATTAATAAAAGTACAGACATCTACAATACATCTTTGAATTCACACGGATCGATTTGCCTTGGAACTATAGGCGGTTATCTGGACAATCAATTTGTTGGAAGTGCACCAGATGCAGATTTTTACCTATATGCAAGCGAAGATGCATTAAATGAAATTCCAGAAGAGGAACTATATTGGATAGAGGCTGCAGAAGAAGCGGATAGAAAAGGTGTGGATGTAATTTCTACATCGCTGGGTTACACAGACTTCGACGATAGCCGATATGATTATACTTATGCGGATATGAACGGAACGACATCATTTATTGCAAGAGGTGCCCAGATTGCTGCTGAGAAAGGAATTTTCTTAACTGTTTCTGCCGGTAACAGCGGGAATGGTCCTTGGCATTACATTGGAACTCCGGGAGACAACGCCAAAGTTTTCACGATTGGTGCTGTCACAAACCAAGGAAACATTTCATCATTTTCGTCGTATGGTCCAAACTCTGCGGGTGTTATAAAACCCGAGGGAAGCGCCAGAGGAACAGACACATATACTGTCTATGGTAATCAGGTGACGCAAGAATCCGGAACATCACTTTCTAATCCTCTAGCTGCTGGTGGTGTTGCTTGTCTATTACAATCATTGCCGAAAACGACATCTAGAGATGAGATCAAAAACAAACTAATACAAAACGCTTCTTTGTACCCAAATACATCTCCACAAATGGGCTACGGTATTCTGAATTTTTACAAAACTTACCAAACTCTAAGCGTAAAAGATGTGAAAAAAGTTCAAGTCAAACTCTATCCAAATCCTGCAAAAAACATTCTCAATATTTCTTCGGAAGCAACTATACAATCAATAGAATTGTATGATTTTCTAGGAAGATTAATAAAAACTGAGACTAAAAATAATGTCGATGTCTCTAAACTTTCAAAGGGCAATTATCTTCTTAAAATAAAAACAGCAGATCAGGAATTAATTGAAAAATTCATTAAAGAGTAA